Proteins co-encoded in one Flavivirga eckloniae genomic window:
- the gyrA gene encoding DNA gyrase subunit A, producing the protein MTEGEKLIPINIEDEMKSAYIDYSMSVIVSRALPDVRDGLKPVHRRVLYGMHELGVRANSAHKKSARIVGEVLGKYHPHGDTSVYDAMVRMAQEWSLRYMLVDGQGNFGSIDGDSPAAMRYTEARMRKISEDMLADIEKETVDHKLNFDDTLQEPTVLPTRIPGLLVNGASGIAVGMATNMPPHNLTEVVNGTIAYIDNNDIEIDELITLIKAPDFPTGGTIYGYDGVKEAFHTGRGRIVMRAKANIEEVNGRECIIVDEIPYQVNKADMIKKTADLVNDKKLEGIATIRDESDRNGMRIVYVLKRDAIPNIVLNKLFKYTALQSSFSVNNIALVNGRPQLLNLKDLIHYFVEHRHEVVVRRTTYELRKAEERAHILEGLIIASDNIDEVISIIRGSSNADEARENLIKRFELSEIQAKAIVEMRLRQLTGLEQDKLRSEYEEIMKTIEDLKDILAKKERRMDIIKEELEVVREKYGDERRSTIEYAGGDLSIEDMIPDEKVVITISHAGYIKRTSLTEYKTQNRGGVGQKASTTRNEDFLEHLFVGTNHQYMLFFTQKGKCFWMRVYEIPEGSKTSKGRAIQNLINIEQDDKVMAFICTQDLKDEDYINSHYVIMATKNGQVKKTSLEQYSRPRTNGINAITIKEDDVLLEAKLTTGTSQVMLALKSGKAIRFEEAKTRPMGRGASGVRGIRLAHDKDEVIGMVTIENPKEESVLVVSENGYGKRTYIDDPEDGEPVYRITNRGGKGVKTISITEKTGNLVAIKSVTDNDDLMIINKSGIAIRLAVENLRVMGRATQGVKLINLKGKDSIAAVAKVMHEEDDVEDVETVNDTNENVEGGTTLDNTEGDNDNTEN; encoded by the coding sequence CCGCAAGAATAGTTGGAGAAGTTTTAGGTAAGTACCATCCACATGGTGATACGTCTGTTTACGATGCTATGGTGCGTATGGCTCAAGAATGGAGTTTACGTTATATGCTCGTTGATGGTCAAGGTAACTTTGGTTCTATAGATGGCGATAGTCCGGCGGCCATGCGTTATACAGAAGCACGTATGCGCAAAATATCTGAGGATATGTTGGCAGATATTGAAAAAGAAACAGTAGATCATAAATTAAACTTTGATGATACGTTACAGGAGCCAACTGTGTTGCCAACACGTATTCCAGGTTTATTAGTTAATGGTGCTTCTGGTATTGCTGTAGGTATGGCAACCAATATGCCACCGCACAATTTAACCGAAGTCGTTAATGGTACCATTGCTTATATAGATAATAACGATATAGAAATAGATGAGCTAATTACACTTATTAAAGCTCCTGATTTTCCAACAGGGGGAACCATTTATGGGTATGATGGTGTAAAAGAGGCTTTTCATACAGGTCGTGGACGCATCGTTATGCGTGCTAAAGCAAATATTGAGGAAGTAAATGGGCGTGAGTGTATTATAGTTGATGAGATCCCTTACCAAGTCAATAAGGCAGACATGATTAAAAAGACTGCCGATTTAGTAAACGACAAAAAGTTAGAAGGTATTGCGACGATTCGTGATGAATCTGATAGAAATGGTATGCGTATAGTATACGTTTTAAAGCGTGATGCAATTCCGAATATTGTATTAAACAAACTGTTTAAGTATACTGCTTTACAGTCCTCATTTAGTGTGAATAACATTGCGTTGGTTAATGGACGTCCGCAATTGTTAAACCTAAAAGATCTCATCCACTATTTTGTAGAGCACAGGCATGAGGTTGTTGTAAGAAGAACAACATACGAGTTACGAAAAGCAGAAGAGCGTGCTCATATTTTAGAAGGTTTAATTATTGCTTCAGATAATATTGATGAAGTTATCTCTATAATTAGAGGGTCTTCCAATGCCGATGAAGCCAGAGAGAACTTAATAAAACGTTTCGAGCTTTCCGAGATTCAGGCCAAGGCTATAGTTGAAATGCGTTTACGCCAATTAACAGGACTGGAACAAGACAAATTACGTTCGGAGTACGAAGAAATAATGAAAACAATCGAAGACCTTAAGGATATCTTGGCTAAAAAAGAGCGCAGAATGGATATTATTAAGGAAGAACTGGAAGTTGTTAGGGAAAAGTACGGTGATGAGCGTCGTTCTACCATCGAGTATGCTGGAGGTGATTTAAGTATTGAAGATATGATTCCAGATGAGAAAGTGGTTATTACCATTTCGCATGCAGGTTATATTAAACGTACATCGCTAACAGAATATAAAACACAAAATAGAGGCGGGGTTGGTCAAAAAGCATCAACGACCCGAAATGAGGATTTCTTAGAACACTTATTTGTAGGTACGAACCATCAATACATGTTGTTCTTCACTCAAAAAGGAAAATGTTTCTGGATGCGTGTTTATGAAATCCCAGAAGGTAGTAAAACATCCAAAGGAAGAGCTATTCAAAACTTGATAAATATTGAGCAAGATGATAAGGTAATGGCCTTCATTTGTACTCAAGACTTAAAGGATGAAGACTATATTAATAGTCATTATGTCATAATGGCAACTAAAAACGGTCAAGTTAAGAAAACATCTTTAGAACAGTATTCAAGACCAAGAACCAATGGTATTAATGCTATTACTATTAAAGAAGACGATGTACTTTTAGAAGCTAAATTAACTACTGGTACTAGTCAGGTTATGTTAGCATTAAAATCTGGAAAAGCTATTCGTTTTGAAGAAGCCAAAACAAGACCAATGGGTCGTGGTGCCTCTGGAGTTAGAGGTATAAGATTGGCTCACGATAAAGATGAAGTTATCGGCATGGTAACTATAGAAAATCCAAAAGAAGAGTCTGTACTTGTGGTTTCTGAAAATGGTTATGGTAAGCGAACTTACATTGACGATCCAGAAGACGGAGAACCAGTATATAGAATTACAAATAGAGGAGGAAAAGGGGTTAAAACCATTTCCATTACAGAAAAAACAGGAAACCTGGTAGCTATTAAAAGTGTAACAGATAATGATGATTTAATGATTATTAATAAATCTGGTATCGCTATACGTTTAGCTGTTGAGAACCTAAGAGTTATGGGTAGAGCTACCCAAGGGGTTAAGTTAATCAATTTAAAAGGAAAAGATTCTATTGCAGCTGTAGCAAAGGTGATGCATGAAGAAGATGACGTTGAAGATGTTGAAACTGTTAACGATACCAATGAAAATGTTGAGGGTGGCACAACTCTTGATAATACTGAAGGTGATAATGATAACACAGAAAATTAA
- a CDS encoding tetratricopeptide repeat protein, protein MRTQLLIALTFSISTLTFAQKKELKTADKAIRGEKYAEAKSALKQAEALMDAMDAKAKSKYYYLIAKALYGKGEVPIADSDAALESLNKVEIGYSAEVNLLKQDMANGLLKKGNTAYEGKDYSKASVFFEKSYRVTETDTVFLYYAAATAVNVQEYDRALGLYEELKKLGYTGITTQYVATDIKTQKEEVFNSKSLRDISVKAKTHNNPTERVSESKKPEIVKNVALIYVNRGDDEKAIAAMKEARAESPNDVNLILSEANVHYKMGNTDEFKKLLEKATQMDPDNPELQYNLGVIASESNQPEEAKAYYEKAVKLDPKYINAYINLAALILNREQSIIEEMNGLGTSRADNKRYDVLRAERQGIYKEAVPYLTKALEINDKSISAAKTLMNIYSILGETDKFKSMKEKVEALESEGVN, encoded by the coding sequence ATGAGAACACAGTTATTAATAGCTTTAACCTTTTCAATAAGTACTTTGACATTTGCGCAAAAGAAGGAATTGAAAACGGCCGATAAAGCTATAAGAGGCGAAAAATATGCTGAGGCTAAATCGGCATTAAAACAAGCGGAAGCACTTATGGATGCTATGGACGCTAAGGCTAAATCAAAGTATTATTACTTAATTGCTAAAGCGTTATACGGAAAAGGAGAAGTGCCTATAGCCGATTCGGATGCTGCTTTAGAGAGCTTAAACAAAGTTGAAATTGGATATTCTGCAGAAGTTAATCTGTTAAAGCAGGATATGGCAAATGGCTTATTGAAGAAAGGAAATACGGCTTATGAGGGTAAGGATTACTCAAAGGCATCAGTATTTTTCGAAAAATCGTATCGAGTTACGGAAACGGATACCGTATTTCTTTATTATGCAGCAGCAACTGCGGTTAATGTTCAAGAGTACGATAGAGCTTTAGGGCTTTATGAGGAGCTTAAAAAGTTAGGGTATACAGGTATTACTACTCAGTATGTTGCTACGGATATTAAAACACAAAAAGAAGAAGTGTTTAATAGTAAAAGTTTACGTGATATTTCTGTTAAAGCTAAAACGCACAATAACCCAACAGAGCGTGTGTCTGAATCTAAGAAACCAGAAATTGTAAAAAACGTTGCGCTTATTTATGTTAACAGAGGTGATGACGAAAAGGCAATTGCTGCAATGAAAGAAGCAAGAGCAGAGAGTCCTAATGACGTTAATCTAATTTTATCTGAAGCCAATGTTCATTACAAAATGGGCAACACTGATGAGTTTAAGAAATTATTGGAAAAAGCCACGCAAATGGATCCTGATAATCCTGAATTACAATACAATTTAGGGGTGATAGCTTCAGAATCCAATCAACCAGAAGAAGCAAAAGCGTATTATGAAAAAGCGGTAAAATTAGATCCAAAATACATAAATGCTTACATAAACTTAGCAGCTTTGATTTTAAACAGAGAGCAATCTATCATTGAAGAGATGAATGGCTTAGGGACATCTAGAGCAGACAATAAGCGCTATGATGTATTAAGAGCAGAGCGTCAAGGAATTTATAAAGAAGCTGTTCCTTACCTAACAAAGGCACTTGAAATTAATGATAAGAGTATTAGCGCAGCAAAAACGTTAATGAATATTTACAGTATTCTTGGAGAAACTGATAAGTTTAAAAGTATGAAAGAGAAAGTTGAAGCTTTAGAAAGTGAAGGCGTTAACTAA
- a CDS encoding C40 family peptidase → MQYGICNLSIVPLRGEPADTSELVSQIIYGEIFKVLEQRKNWSKVRLAFDSYEGWIDNKQYLEIAEDAYKTLNKETPKLSEDLVEFIEDKNNQLHPILLGSSLNGLSNLNHKHEGNFIEGKKPKSNIIQTAFLYLNTPYLWGGKTPFGIDCSGFTQMVYKLNGYKLLRDASLQATQGEALSFIEESEPGDLAFFDNNEGIITHVGIIMKDNYIIHAHGKVRIDRLDHSGIYNVDKRTHTHKLRVIKKVV, encoded by the coding sequence ATGCAGTACGGAATTTGTAATTTAAGTATTGTTCCTCTTAGAGGTGAACCAGCAGATACCAGCGAGCTTGTTTCACAAATCATATATGGTGAAATTTTTAAAGTCTTAGAACAACGCAAAAACTGGAGTAAAGTGCGTTTAGCATTTGATTCTTATGAGGGTTGGATAGACAATAAACAATATCTCGAAATTGCAGAAGATGCTTATAAAACCTTAAATAAGGAAACACCAAAACTTTCGGAAGATTTAGTTGAATTTATTGAAGACAAAAACAATCAATTACACCCTATTCTATTAGGATCGTCCTTAAACGGACTTTCAAATTTAAATCATAAACACGAAGGTAACTTTATTGAAGGAAAAAAGCCTAAAAGCAACATCATACAAACCGCTTTTTTATATTTAAACACGCCATATTTATGGGGAGGAAAAACACCCTTTGGGATCGATTGCTCCGGGTTTACCCAGATGGTTTATAAATTAAACGGATACAAATTATTACGTGATGCCTCCCTACAGGCAACCCAGGGAGAAGCTTTAAGTTTTATAGAAGAAAGTGAGCCTGGTGACCTAGCCTTTTTCGATAACAACGAAGGTATTATAACTCATGTAGGTATTATAATGAAAGACAACTATATAATACATGCCCATGGTAAGGTTAGAATAGACCGATTAGACCACTCTGGTATATATAATGTAGACAAACGAACACATACACACAAACTACGCGTTATTAAAAAAGTAGTTTAA
- a CDS encoding acetyl-CoA C-acyltransferase, with translation MNKEVVIVSAARTPIGSFLGALSTITAPKLGSIAIKGALDKINLKPELVEEVLMGNVVQAGTGQAPARQAAIYAGIPNTVPCTTVNKVCASGMKAVMQATQTIALGDADIVVAGGMENMSLIPHYLHARSSTKFGPATLIDGMQKDGLVDAYDQNAMGVCADACATEYKFSREDQDAFAVQSYERSAAAWNAGKFNNEVVPVEVPQRRGEPIVVSKDEEFTNVKMEKIPQLRPAFSKDGTVTAANASTINDGAGAMVLMSKEKANELGLTPLATIKSYADAAHEPEWFTTAPAKALPKALSKAGIEISDVDYFEFNEAFSVVGLANMKILGLNDSNVNVNGGAVSLGHPLGCSGVRIMITLLNVLEQNDAKIGAAAICNGGGGASAVIIER, from the coding sequence ATGAATAAAGAAGTAGTTATTGTATCGGCTGCAAGAACTCCAATTGGGAGTTTTTTAGGTGCTCTATCCACTATTACCGCCCCCAAACTTGGATCTATTGCTATAAAAGGAGCCTTAGACAAAATAAATTTAAAACCAGAATTAGTTGAGGAAGTATTAATGGGTAACGTAGTGCAGGCTGGTACGGGTCAAGCTCCGGCTAGGCAAGCTGCTATTTATGCAGGAATACCTAATACGGTACCATGTACCACTGTAAATAAAGTATGCGCCTCTGGAATGAAAGCGGTGATGCAAGCTACTCAAACCATCGCACTTGGAGATGCAGATATTGTAGTGGCCGGAGGTATGGAAAATATGAGCCTAATCCCTCATTATTTACATGCCAGATCTAGCACTAAATTTGGACCAGCCACATTAATTGATGGCATGCAAAAAGATGGTCTGGTAGATGCTTACGATCAAAATGCCATGGGTGTTTGTGCAGATGCTTGTGCTACAGAATATAAATTTTCAAGAGAAGATCAAGATGCTTTTGCTGTACAATCCTATGAGCGCTCTGCCGCTGCTTGGAATGCCGGTAAATTTAATAATGAAGTCGTTCCTGTTGAAGTACCACAACGTCGCGGAGAACCTATTGTAGTAAGTAAAGACGAAGAATTTACTAATGTTAAGATGGAAAAAATTCCGCAATTACGTCCCGCATTCTCAAAAGATGGTACTGTAACAGCTGCCAATGCTTCAACAATAAATGATGGCGCAGGCGCTATGGTTTTAATGAGCAAAGAAAAAGCTAACGAACTTGGCTTGACTCCCTTGGCAACTATAAAAAGTTACGCAGACGCTGCTCACGAACCTGAGTGGTTTACAACAGCTCCTGCAAAGGCACTTCCTAAAGCTTTAAGTAAAGCTGGCATAGAAATATCGGATGTAGATTATTTCGAATTTAACGAAGCTTTCTCGGTTGTTGGTCTTGCGAATATGAAAATTCTCGGATTAAATGACAGCAACGTAAATGTAAATGGTGGCGCAGTATCATTAGGACACCCTCTTGGTTGTTCTGGTGTTAGAATTATGATTACTTTGCTAAATGTTTTAGAACAAAATGATGCTAAAATTGGAGCAGCAGCCATTTGTAATGGAGGTGGTGGTGCTTCTGCAGTTATTATAGAACGTTAG
- a CDS encoding HD family phosphohydrolase has protein sequence MKDFINKLYKNHSLIYKGLLFISTTFFIVYLFPKSGKFKYNFENGKPWQSENLYAPFDFAIKKTDGEIESEKEVLVNNSVLYFNLDNTIEAKIKSSYSNHFKNTFSDSIPRSVSKKLYKIGEKIVDELYLFGVLSEDYNFPEDRAIVVLDGRVKKQDGFFSHLIKQDGVSKVIDNALNKQGVIQYKTVFTSLFFDLVEPNLVFDKSFTDKALQEEIGKIAYTRGSVAKETLIISKGEVVEGDKYQILKSLQSEYESQVWSKSNYIWVLFAYTLLVALALLMLLLFLRKYRIEVFENNTKVTFIFFNVSLMIFITTFVVNYDAKYIYIVPICILPLVLKAFFDARLGLFSHVLTVLLIGFIVPNSYEYMFLQIIAGIVTILTVSELYKRANLFISVGQITLIYIIAYFAFVVIHEGSVKTIKWEIFIWFILSGLATLFVQPLIYIYEKIFGLVSDVSLLELSDTNSKLLKELSDKAPGTFHHSLNVANLAEASANEIGANAMLVRVGALYHDIGKMRNPTFFTENQSTGINPHDELSPKESARIITDHVINGIEIAKKNNLPDRVIDFIRTHHGSSVVYYFYMQEKKEYDDVDKLDFSYPGPKPFSKETAILMMCDSIEAASKSLKEPTSTKIDAFVENIINKQIKDEQFLNADITFKEIESIKKVLKHKLANIYHLRIEYPE, from the coding sequence ATGAAAGATTTTATAAATAAACTATATAAAAATCATTCTTTAATTTATAAAGGGTTATTATTTATATCGACCACTTTTTTTATTGTGTATTTGTTTCCTAAAAGTGGAAAATTCAAGTACAATTTTGAAAATGGAAAACCCTGGCAATCAGAAAATTTATATGCACCTTTCGATTTTGCCATAAAAAAAACAGATGGCGAGATTGAGTCTGAAAAAGAAGTGCTAGTTAACAACTCGGTATTGTATTTTAATTTAGACAATACCATCGAAGCTAAAATAAAATCTTCATATAGTAATCACTTTAAAAATACATTTTCAGATTCTATTCCTAGGTCGGTGTCTAAAAAGTTATACAAGATCGGCGAAAAAATCGTTGACGAATTGTATCTATTTGGGGTTTTAAGTGAGGATTATAATTTTCCCGAAGATAGGGCTATAGTTGTGCTTGACGGAAGGGTTAAAAAACAGGATGGTTTCTTTTCTCATTTAATTAAGCAGGATGGAGTATCGAAAGTTATTGATAATGCTTTGAATAAACAAGGTGTGATTCAGTATAAAACAGTTTTTACCTCCTTGTTTTTCGATTTAGTAGAGCCTAATCTGGTTTTCGATAAATCGTTTACAGATAAGGCACTACAAGAAGAAATAGGAAAAATAGCTTACACCAGAGGAAGTGTTGCAAAGGAAACCTTGATAATTTCTAAGGGAGAAGTTGTAGAAGGCGATAAATACCAAATATTAAAGTCGTTACAGTCGGAATACGAATCGCAGGTTTGGAGTAAATCCAATTATATCTGGGTATTGTTCGCTTATACATTGTTAGTAGCCTTAGCGTTATTAATGCTACTTTTGTTTTTAAGAAAGTATAGAATTGAAGTATTTGAAAATAATACTAAGGTTACATTTATTTTCTTCAATGTTTCTTTAATGATATTTATAACAACCTTTGTTGTAAATTATGATGCCAAGTATATTTATATTGTCCCCATTTGTATTTTGCCCTTAGTACTCAAGGCCTTTTTTGATGCCAGACTGGGCTTATTTTCGCACGTCCTTACTGTATTGTTAATTGGGTTTATTGTACCCAATAGTTACGAATACATGTTTCTTCAAATTATAGCAGGAATTGTAACTATATTGACTGTTTCAGAATTATACAAAAGAGCTAATTTATTTATATCGGTAGGGCAAATAACACTCATTTATATTATTGCCTATTTTGCATTTGTGGTTATTCATGAAGGTAGTGTGAAAACAATAAAATGGGAAATATTTATTTGGTTTATCTTGAGTGGACTTGCGACGCTTTTTGTACAGCCTTTAATATACATATATGAAAAGATTTTTGGTTTGGTTTCTGATGTATCGCTTTTGGAACTTTCCGATACTAATTCGAAATTATTAAAAGAGCTGTCCGATAAGGCACCAGGAACCTTTCATCATTCTTTAAATGTAGCCAACCTAGCTGAAGCTTCTGCAAATGAAATAGGAGCTAACGCTATGCTGGTAAGGGTAGGAGCTTTGTATCATGATATTGGTAAAATGAGGAATCCAACTTTTTTCACCGAAAACCAATCAACAGGGATTAATCCACACGATGAATTGTCACCTAAGGAAAGCGCACGAATCATTACAGATCATGTTATAAACGGTATAGAGATAGCCAAAAAGAATAATTTACCGGATAGAGTTATCGATTTTATACGTACTCACCACGGCTCTAGTGTTGTGTATTATTTTTATATGCAGGAAAAGAAGGAATACGATGATGTTGATAAGCTAGATTTTAGTTATCCGGGGCCAAAACCATTTAGTAAGGAAACGGCTATTTTAATGATGTGTGATAGTATTGAAGCTGCGTCGAAAAGTCTAAAGGAACCAACATCTACAAAGATTGATGCATTTGTTGAGAATATCATAAATAAGCAAATAAAGGATGAACAATTTCTAAATGCGGACATTACATTTAAGGAAATTGAATCGATAAAAAAGGTGTTAAAACACAAGCTTGCAAACATTTATCATTTACGTATTGAATACCCGGAATAA
- a CDS encoding GIY-YIG nuclease family protein, with translation MVVYILYSQKRSRYYIGQTSDIKKRLVKHNNGLVPSTKGGSPWQLIKYLEVADRSEALKLEKKIKKRGAKRFLEDNQFGV, from the coding sequence ATGGTAGTTTATATATTATATAGTCAAAAACGTTCAAGATATTATATAGGTCAAACTAGTGATATCAAAAAAAGATTAGTAAAACATAATAATGGTTTAGTTCCATCAACAAAGGGAGGATCGCCATGGCAACTGATAAAATATTTAGAAGTAGCCGATCGATCAGAAGCATTGAAGCTAGAGAAGAAGATTAAGAAGAGAGGAGCTAAACGGTTTTTAGAAGATAACCAATTCGGGGTGTAG
- a CDS encoding DUF1573 domain-containing protein — translation MKIILFLCLLPVLIWGQTKDNIDLIELEIKNRKYNFGNVKQDTLISKTFILKNVSKKDIALNMSSTSCICTEAKLNKNKLAPNEEAKLIMKFDTTGKIGESKVYAIIDSNTEQQFYRFLIFGNVIKKE, via the coding sequence ATGAAAATAATACTTTTTTTATGTTTACTACCCGTATTAATATGGGGTCAAACAAAAGATAATATAGATTTAATAGAGCTAGAAATTAAAAATAGAAAGTATAATTTTGGTAACGTAAAACAAGACACTTTAATATCAAAGACTTTTATTCTAAAAAATGTTTCGAAAAAGGACATAGCATTAAATATGTCAAGTACATCTTGTATATGTACCGAAGCAAAGCTTAATAAAAATAAGCTAGCTCCTAATGAAGAGGCTAAATTAATTATGAAGTTTGATACAACTGGTAAAATCGGTGAATCAAAAGTTTATGCGATAATAGATTCAAATACGGAACAACAATTTTATAGATTCTTAATTTTTGGAAATGTTATTAAAAAAGAGTAG
- a CDS encoding carboxypeptidase-like regulatory domain-containing protein has product MLLKKSSLVYILFTVLIYSLQAQNVDYTLRGRILDQGQTPLEGATIICSNKGIGTTTDKNGFFNLSLRAAPEDVLSFSFLGYKEKKINIHSFLNLPNLIIYLEEDTIMLDEIIVGNKNLDDEISPKYFFKKMYESFTNSLPNYNYISKAYYKEKIKYNGKYVLFAQSLGYAINMGNLHNASYLSRYKFFYKNTKLANIDSLWKEGAKKKYNLEYDYWLNGSANLNQYLRLIKYGVLSKKWKKYDFGLDSIYYKNHQKVYRLSFKGEKYNGYIDCFAMDLKILKINYDTTDFPTNPFGKYIKTNVSISLHYFNDKVFLSNMTSSYNFEKTYHVNTTKIISQKFNEFKMTPDEYWGANAISRNPYIFYSPNEWQRLRIENDSKIDIINRDLAPKTTLEIQYMNNSGKWFYPSNNSSSYKNQFLKKIKQVENKFNLNR; this is encoded by the coding sequence ATGTTATTAAAAAAGAGTAGTCTCGTTTATATATTATTTACTGTTTTAATATATTCGCTACAGGCTCAAAATGTTGATTATACCCTTAGAGGAAGAATACTTGACCAAGGCCAAACTCCCTTAGAAGGGGCTACAATTATATGTAGCAATAAAGGGATAGGAACTACAACTGATAAAAATGGTTTTTTTAACCTAAGTTTAAGAGCTGCACCAGAAGACGTATTAAGTTTTTCATTTCTTGGGTATAAAGAAAAAAAGATTAATATCCATAGCTTCTTAAACTTACCAAATCTCATTATATATTTGGAGGAAGATACTATAATGCTCGATGAGATAATAGTTGGAAATAAAAATTTAGATGATGAAATATCCCCAAAATATTTTTTCAAAAAAATGTATGAAAGTTTTACTAATAGCCTTCCAAACTATAATTATATATCCAAAGCTTACTATAAAGAGAAGATAAAATATAATGGTAAATATGTACTTTTTGCACAGAGTTTAGGTTATGCTATAAATATGGGAAATTTACATAACGCATCATATTTATCAAGATATAAATTTTTTTATAAAAACACTAAACTAGCAAATATTGATTCTCTTTGGAAAGAAGGGGCTAAGAAAAAATATAACTTAGAATATGATTATTGGTTAAACGGTTCAGCTAATTTAAACCAATATTTAAGACTTATTAAATATGGTGTTTTATCAAAAAAATGGAAAAAATATGATTTTGGACTAGATTCTATTTACTACAAAAACCATCAAAAAGTATATAGGCTGAGTTTTAAAGGAGAAAAATATAATGGTTATATAGATTGTTTTGCAATGGATTTAAAAATTCTTAAAATTAATTATGATACCACTGATTTTCCAACCAATCCCTTTGGTAAATATATAAAAACTAACGTATCGATTTCATTACACTATTTTAATGATAAAGTATTTTTATCAAATATGACATCTTCTTATAATTTTGAAAAAACTTACCATGTCAATACTACAAAAATCATTTCTCAAAAGTTTAACGAGTTTAAAATGACGCCAGATGAATATTGGGGAGCTAATGCAATCTCTAGAAACCCATACATCTTTTATTCTCCAAATGAATGGCAAAGATTAAGGATTGAAAATGATTCAAAAATAGATATTATAAACAGAGATTTAGCACCAAAAACAACTTTAGAAATTCAATACATGAATAACTCAGGTAAATGGTTTTACCCTTCAAATAACAGTTCAAGTTATAAAAATCAATTTTTAAAAAAAATAAAACAAGTTGAGAATAAGTTTAACTTAAATAGATGA